In Populus alba chromosome 1, ASM523922v2, whole genome shotgun sequence, a single window of DNA contains:
- the LOC118039244 gene encoding transcription factor MYB53 yields MVRSPRSHSSDFKKGPWTPEEDEKLVDYIKRNGHENWKALPKLAGLNRCGKSCRLRWTNYLRPDIKRGKFSEEEERVIVNLHSVLGNKWSRIANHLPGRTDNEIKNFWNTHIRKKLLQMGIDPNTHKPRTDLDHFLNLSQFLGAAQFGNTADPVDTFLQLQADATQLANIQLLRNLLQIMNTNTLANLESNSLLGSQNPNLFEGLGDGATISNTKESFYPVSQDLFNPLATPQAPPNDFQAISNLWASYEGGFGPEGLNINNNSLSSSYGTQTDQNPLPALVSASTSPGTSIVNQKESKGDPSNYSTGTPATYTVFEGWEKLIDDDYYSSYWKDILE; encoded by the exons ATGGTTAGATCTCCTCGTAGCCATAGCAGTGACTTCAAGAAAGGGCCATGGACGCCGGAGGAGGATGAGAAGCTAGTTGATTATATTAAGAGGAATGGTCATGAAAACTGGAAAGCACTCCCTAAGCTTGCAGGGCTGAATAGGTGTGGGAAGAGCTGCAGATTGCGGTGGACAAATTATCTGAGGCCTGATATCAAGAGAGGAAAATTTTCAGAGGAAGAAGAACGAGTCATCGTCAACCTTCATTCTGTTCTCGGAAACAA GTGGTCGAGGATTGCTAACCATCTTCCAGGACGGACCGACAacgaaataaaaaacttttggaATACTCACATAAGAAAGAAGCTTCTTCAAATGGGGATTGACCCAAACACTCACAAGCCAAGGACTGATCTAGATCATTTCTTGAATCTCTCTCAGTTTCTTGGCGCAGCACAGTTTGGCAATACGGCTGATCCAGTGGACACTTTTCTACAGTTACAGGCAGATGCCACTCAGTTAGCCAATATCCAGTTGTTGCGAAATCTGTTGCAGATTATGAATACAAACACACTGGCGAATCTTGAGAGCAACAGTCTCTTAGGATCCCAAAATCCTAACCTGTTTGAAGGACTGGGTGATGGGGCAACCATCTCCAATACCAAGGAATCATTCTACCCAGTATCTCAGGATCTCTTTAACCCACTCGCTACCCCTCAAGCACCACCCAATGATTTCCAAGCTATCTCGAATTTATGGGCTAGCTATGAAGGTGGATTTGGCCCTGAAGGCCTAAACATCAACAATAACAGCTTGAGCAGTTCCTATGGTACTCAAACAGATCAAAATCCACTTCCTGCGTTGGTTTCAGCCTCAACCTCCCCTGGAACTTCCATCGTTAACCAAAAAGAAAGCAAGGGTGACCCATCAAACTACTCCACTGGCACGCCTGCTACCTACACTGTTTTTGAGGGCTGGGAGAAGCTGATCGATGATGACTACTACAGCTCCTACTGGAAAGATATTCTGGAATAG
- the LOC118039242 gene encoding ABC transporter B family member 2 isoform X2, whose product MYAGCVCQKIVMLHRTGSCESLLYPSIITGCYYGFLDLGHVGKLMHYITRFLVGFIIGFIRVWQISLVTLSMLPLIALAGGIYAYLATGLIMNVRKSYVEASQIAQEVIGNIRTVQSFTGEERAVRSYKEALRNTYKHGRKAGLTKGLGMGTLQSLLFLSWAVLVWYTSIVVHKNIANGGDSFTTMLNVLIAGVSLGMAAPDISAFFRAMAAAYPIFEMIEKNTVSKSSSKTGQKLGKLEGHIEFRDVCFCYPSRPDVIIFNKFRLDIPSGKIVALVGGSGSGKSTVISLIERFYEPLSGKILLDGNDIRDLDLKWLRQQIGLVNQEPALFATSIRENILYGKTDATLDELTSAAKLSEAMSFINNLPDGLETQVGERGIQLSGGQKQRIAISRAIIKNPSILLLDEATSALDAESEKSVQEALNHAMVGRTTVIVAHRLSTIRNADVTVVLQEGKIVEIGSHEKLISNPNSAYASLVHLQEEASVQCHSSVSPSVGWPLRQYSGGLSYTRTSFSSSFRSEKDLRSHAGVDTMEPIRPKPVSLKRLYSMLAPDWIYGVVGTISAFVAGALLPLFALGMAQSLVAYYMDWHTTCQEIRKISILFCCGAVISIFAYAIMHLCFGIMGERLAFRVRETMFSAILRNEIGWFDDLNNTSPMLTGRLQSDAILLQTIVVDRTTILLHNVGLVVTSFIIAFILNWRITLVVIATYPLLISGHISEKLFMQGFGGNLSKAYLKANMLAGEAVSNIRTVAAFSAEEKILHLYAHELVEPSNRSFLRGQIAGIFYGVCQFFIFSSYALALWYGSVLMGKEISGFKSIMKSFFVLITTAIAMGESLAMAPDILKGNQIAASVFELLDRKTKVIGDAGEELKNVEGTIELRGVQFSYPSRPDSLIFKDFDLRVCSGKSMALVGQSGSGKSSVLALILRFYDPTAGKVMIDGIDIKKLKLKFLRKHIGLVQQEPPLFATSIYENILYGKEGALEGEVIEAAKLANAHSFISALPEGYSTKVGEQGVQLSGGQKQRVAIARAVLKNPEILLLDEATSALDVESERVVKQALDRLMTNRTTVIVAHRLSTIKNADEISVLQDGKIIQQGTHSNLINTMEGAYFKLVRLQQRE is encoded by the exons ATGTATGCTGGTTGTGTATGTCAGAAAATAGTTATGTTACACAGAACTGGTTCATGTGAATCATTGCTGTATCCAAGTATTATTACTGGCTGCTACTATGGGTTCCTAGATCTGGGCCAT GTAGGGAAATTGATGCACTATATAACCCGATTTCTAGTTGGCTTTATTATTGGATTTATTAGGGTGTGGCAAATCAGTTTGGTGACATTGTCTATGCTCCCTTTAATCGCTCTTGCTGGTGGCATCTATGCATATTTAGCAACCGGCCTTATTATGAACGTTCGCAAATCTTATGTCGAGGCTAGTCAAATCGCGCAGGAG GTAATTGGTAATATTAGAACAGTGCAATCATTTACTGGAGAAGAAAGGGCAGTGAGATCATATAAAGAAGCTCTAAGGAATACCTACAAGCACGGAAGAAAAGCTGGTTTGACGAAGGGTCTTGGAATGGGAACCCTGCAGAGTCTTCTTTTCCTCTCGTGGGCTGTACTTGTTTGGTATACTAGCATAGTTGTTCATAAGAACATTGCCAATGGTGGCGACTCCTTCACCACCATGCTCAATGTCCTTATTGCTGGAGT ATCCCTGGGAATGGCAGCACCAGATATTTCTGCATTTTTTCGAGCCATGGCAGCAGCTTACCCCATTTTTGAGATGATTGAGAAGAACACAGTAAGCAAATCAAGCTCAAAAACTGGCCAAAAACTAGGAAAATTGGAGGGTCACATCGAATTCAGGGACGTATGTTTTTGCTACCCATCACGTCCTGacgtaattattttcaataaatttcgTCTTGATATACCTTCTGGGAAGATTGTAGCTCTTGTCGGAGGAAGTGGATCAGGAAAGAGCACGGTTATATCTTTGATCGAACGCTTCTATGAGCCTCTATCCGGAAAGATACTGTTAGATGGGAATGATATCAGGGACCTTGACCTCAAGTGGCTACGGCAACAAATTGGACTAGTAAATCAGGAGCCTGCCCTTTTTGCAACAAGTATTAGAGAGAACATTCTCTACGGAAAAACTGATGCCACCCTTGATGAACTTACAAGTGCTGCTAAACTTTCAGAAGCTATGTCCTTTATCAACAACCTCCCTGATGGATTGGAAACTCAG GTTGGTGAGAGAGGAATACAACTATCAGGTGGCCAAAAACAAAGGATTGCAATATCACGAGCAATAATAAAGAATCCTTCAATTCTTTTACTAGATGAAGCTACAAGTGCCCTAGATGCTGAGTCTGAGAAAAGCGTGCAAGAGGCACTTAATCATGCCATGGTGGGAAGAACTACTGTAATTGTGGCTCATCGTCTTTCAACCATTAGGAACGCAGATGTAACTGTTGTTCTTCAGGAAGGGAAGATAGTGGAAATCGGAAGCCATGAAAAGCTCATCTCAAATCCAAATAGTGCATACGCATCACTTGTTCACCTTCAGGAGGAAGCATCAGTGCAATGCCACTCCTCTGTAAGTCCTTCCGTGGGATGGCCTCTCAG ACAGTATTCAGGAGGTTTGTCCTACACAAGGACAAGCTTTAGTTCCAGTTTTCGTTCTGAAAAAGATTTACGTAGTCATGCTGGTGTTGATACAATGGAGCCTATCAGGCCAAAACCTGTTTCACTGAAAAGACTGTATTCCATGCTTGCCCCTGATTGGATTTATGGCGTTGTTGGAACCATTAGTGCCTTTGTTGCTGGAGCGCTGCTGCCACTCTTTGCATTAGGAATGGCTCAATCTCTTGTAGCCTATTACATGGACTGGCACACAACCTGTCAAGAGATCAGAAAGATTTCAATCCTATTTTGCTGTGGTGCAGTAATTAGCATTTTCGCCTACGCCATTATGCATCTGTGTTTTGGAATCATGGGAGAGCGACTTGCTTTTCGTGTGAGAGAAACTATGTTTTCTG CCATTCTGAGGAACGAAATTGGATGGTTTGATGACTTGAACAATACCAGTCCAATGCTCACAGGGCGTCTACAGAGTGATGCAATTTTGTTGCAAACAATAGTTGTGGATCGCACAACAATTCTCTTACACAATGTTGGTCTGGTTGTCACCTCATTTATCATTGCTTTCATCTTAAACTGGAGGATCACACTTGTTGTCATAGCCACATATCCACTCCTGATCAGTGGTCACATCAGCGAG AAACTCTTTATGCAAGGCTTTGGTGGCAACTTGAGCAAAGCATATTTAAAGGCTAACATGCTGGCTGGAGAGGCTGTCAGCAACATCCGCACTGTTGCAGCATTTTCTGCTGAAGAGAAGATCCTTCATCTTTATGCCCATGAGCTTGTGGAACCTTCCAACCGCTCATTTCTTCGTGGTCAGATCGCAGGAATATTCTATGGTGTATGCCAATTCTTCATATTCTCATCTTATGCGCTTGCACTATG GTATGGTTCTGTTTTGATGGGAAAGGAGATTTCTGGATTTAAATCTATCATGAagtcattttttgttttgattacaaCTGCAATAGCCATGGGAGAAAGTCTGGCGATGGCTCCAGATATTCTGAAAGGGAACCAAATAGCAGCGTCTGTCTTCGAGCTGCTGGACCGCAAGACAAAGGTGATTGGGGATGCTGGAGAAGAGTTGAAAAATGTGGAAGGTACAATTGAGCTAAGAGGCGTCCAATTCAGCTATCCTTCTAGACCAGATTCATTGATTTTCAAGGACTTCGATTTAAGAGTGTGTTCAGGCAAGAGTATGGCTTTAGTGGGCCAAAGTGGCTCCGGTAAAAGTTCTGTTCTTGCTCTGATTCTTCGTTTCTATGATCCAACAGCAGGAAAAGTGATGATTGATG GCATAGACATCAAGAAACTCAAGCTGAAATTCCTTCGGAAACACATTGGTCTTGTCCAACAAGAGCCACCTCTTTTTGCCACCTCAATCTACGAGAACATCTTATATGGAAAAGAAGGGGCCTTGGAAGGAGAAGTAATTGAAGCGGCTAAGCTTGCTAATGCTCATAGTTTCATCAGCGCCCTTCCCGAGGGCTACTCGACAAAGGTCGGTGAACAAGGGGTGCAACTATCCGGTGGCCAGAAGCAAAGAGTGGCCATTGCCCGAGCAGTTCTGAAAAACCCAGAAATCTTGCTATTAGACGAGGCAACCAGTGCTCTAGACGTGGAGTCAGAGCGTGTCGTGAAACAAGCTCTAGATAGATTGATGACAAACCGAACAACAGTCATAGTAGCACACAGGTTGTCCACTATAAAGAATGCTGATGAAATATCAGTTCTACAAGACGGGAAAATAATACAGCAAGGCACCCATTCCAATCTTATAAACACCATGGAAGGAGCATATTTCAAGTTAGTCAGACTTCAGCAGAGAGAATAA
- the LOC118039243 gene encoding protein FATTY ACID EXPORT 1, chloroplastic, translated as MATSSSSTTTISQLSCFSSLNSRLHHLHRRSILSLPQSPRYKSWVVMSIVGHNNEAQTSTSNIKTSSTNHNYTAPEEYTGISDPVKGVYGSAKIHDFCFGIPFGGVVLSWGLLGFVFSRNAVTLGTGVLFGGALLALSTFSLKIWRQGKSSLPFVLGQAVLAAALCWNNFRAYSLTKKVIPTGFFVVISAAMLCFYSYVMISGGNPPPKKLQKSAGVNS; from the exons ATGgctacatcatcatcatcaacaacaacaatctcTCAGCTTTCTTGTTTCTCTTCACTCAACAGCAGACTACACCATCTACACCGTCGATCCATTCTATCTCTGCCACAGTCTCCTCGCTACAAG TCATGGGTTGTTATGAGCATTGTCGGACATAATAATGAAGCACAGACTTCAACTTCAAATATCAAAACAAGTAGTACCAATCATAACTATACAGCCCCTGAGGAATATACGGGAATTAGTGATCCAGTCAAGGGAGTGTATGGGTCAGCGAAAATTCATGACTTTTGTTTTGGCATTCCTTTTG gCGGGGTTGTTTTAAGTTGGGGGCTTCTTGGTTTTGTCTTCTCTAGAAATGCTGTGACTTTAGGTACTGGTGTGTTGTTTGGAGGTGCTTTGCTAGCACTCAGTACCTTTAGTTTAAAGATTTGGAGGCAAGGGAAATCAAGCCTTCCATTTGTGCTTGGACAAGCTG TACTCGCAGCAGCCCTTTGCTGGAACAACTTTCGGGCTTACTCTTTG ACAAAAAAGGTAATTCCAACAGGATTTTTTGTTGTCATCAG TGCTGCAATGCTGTGCTTCTATTCATATGTAATGATATCTGGAGGAAACCCACCACCAAAGAAGTTGCAGAAATCTGCTGGTGTCAATTCataa
- the LOC118039247 gene encoding inositol-tetrakisphosphate 1-kinase 1 isoform X2, producing MADDRRGVVGYALLPKKQQSFIQDSLLSLCKSKGVDLVKIDQDRRLIDQGPFDCVLHKLYGEHWRKQLEEFQIQNPNSTIIDSPASIERLHNRISMLQVVSELKIESETDTFGIPKQIVIYDKETLFDRQSWDFLKYPVIAKPLIADGSAKSHKMALVFNHEGLNKLKPPIVLQEFVNHGGVIFKVYVVGEFVKCVKRKSLPDVSEEKLKSLEGSLSFSQVSNLTSDERNGDKYYKLMDLEDTELPPQSFITDIARGLRRGLKLNLFNFDVIRDARIGNRKSWGEEKEKDGIDKRQLVCNCDVEVRKIVSNTCCSDGEEQEKSPILQV from the exons ATGGCGGACGATAGGAGAGGCGTTGTTGGCTACGCGCTGTTGCCAAAGAAACAACAAAGCTTCATCCAAGATTCACTGCTCTCTCTCTGCAAATCAAAAGGCGTCGATCTGGTGAAAATTGATCAGGACCGTCGATTAATTGATCAGGGACCGTTCGATTGCGTTCTCCACAAACTGTACGGTGAACATTGGAGGAAACAACTCGAGGAGTTCCAAATTCAAAACCCTAATTCGACTATAATCGACTCGCCTGCGTCAATCGAACGACTCCACAACCGAATCTCGATGTTACAAGTCGTTTCGGAGCTAAAGATCGAGTCGGAAACGGACACATTCGGCATTCCGAAACAGATTGTTATTTACGATAAGGAAACGCTTTTCGACCGGCAATCttgggattttttaaaatatccggTCATTGCGAAACCATTAATTGCTGATGGTAGCGCAAAATCGCATAAAATGGCTTTGGTTTTTAACCATGAgggtttaaataaattaaaaccccCAATTGTCTTACAAGAGTTTGTTAATCACGGCGGCGTTATCTTTAAAGTTTACGTGGTAGGGGAATTTGTCAAGTGTGTGAAAAGGAAGTCGTTACCGGATGTTTCCGAGGAGAAACTGAAGAGTTTGGAAGGGTCACTGTCGTTTTCGCAGGTTTCGAATTTGACTAGTGATGAGAGAAATGGTGATAAGTATTATAAGTTAATGGATTTGGAGGACACTGAGTTGCCACCACAGAGTTTTATTACCGATATTGCTAGAGGATTGAGGAGGGGATTGAAGttgaatttgtttaattttgatgtCATTAGGGATGCTAGAATTGGGAATAG GAAGAGTTGGGGtgaggagaaagagaaagatgGGATTGATAAGCGGCAGCTGGTGTGTAATTGTGATGTGGAAGTGAGGAAGATTGTGAGTAATACTTGTTGTAGTGATGGGGAAGAGCAAGAGAAATCACCCATTCTTCAAGTTTGA
- the LOC118039247 gene encoding inositol-tetrakisphosphate 1-kinase 1 isoform X1, with amino-acid sequence MADDRRGVVGYALLPKKQQSFIQDSLLSLCKSKGVDLVKIDQDRRLIDQGPFDCVLHKLYGEHWRKQLEEFQIQNPNSTIIDSPASIERLHNRISMLQVVSELKIESETDTFGIPKQIVIYDKETLFDRQSWDFLKYPVIAKPLIADGSAKSHKMALVFNHEGLNKLKPPIVLQEFVNHGGVIFKVYVVGEFVKCVKRKSLPDVSEEKLKSLEGSLSFSQVSNLTSDERNGDKYYKLMDLEDTELPPQSFITDIARGLRRGLKLNLFNFDVIRDARIGNRYLVIDINYFPGYAKMPGYETALTDFFCDLVRKSWGEEKEKDGIDKRQLVCNCDVEVRKIVSNTCCSDGEEQEKSPILQV; translated from the coding sequence ATGGCGGACGATAGGAGAGGCGTTGTTGGCTACGCGCTGTTGCCAAAGAAACAACAAAGCTTCATCCAAGATTCACTGCTCTCTCTCTGCAAATCAAAAGGCGTCGATCTGGTGAAAATTGATCAGGACCGTCGATTAATTGATCAGGGACCGTTCGATTGCGTTCTCCACAAACTGTACGGTGAACATTGGAGGAAACAACTCGAGGAGTTCCAAATTCAAAACCCTAATTCGACTATAATCGACTCGCCTGCGTCAATCGAACGACTCCACAACCGAATCTCGATGTTACAAGTCGTTTCGGAGCTAAAGATCGAGTCGGAAACGGACACATTCGGCATTCCGAAACAGATTGTTATTTACGATAAGGAAACGCTTTTCGACCGGCAATCttgggattttttaaaatatccggTCATTGCGAAACCATTAATTGCTGATGGTAGCGCAAAATCGCATAAAATGGCTTTGGTTTTTAACCATGAgggtttaaataaattaaaaccccCAATTGTCTTACAAGAGTTTGTTAATCACGGCGGCGTTATCTTTAAAGTTTACGTGGTAGGGGAATTTGTCAAGTGTGTGAAAAGGAAGTCGTTACCGGATGTTTCCGAGGAGAAACTGAAGAGTTTGGAAGGGTCACTGTCGTTTTCGCAGGTTTCGAATTTGACTAGTGATGAGAGAAATGGTGATAAGTATTATAAGTTAATGGATTTGGAGGACACTGAGTTGCCACCACAGAGTTTTATTACCGATATTGCTAGAGGATTGAGGAGGGGATTGAAGttgaatttgtttaattttgatgtCATTAGGGATGCTAGAATTGGGAATAGGTACCTTGTGATTGATATTAATTACTTTCCTGGGTATGCCAAAATGCCCGGTTACGAGACTGCTTTGACTGATTTCTTTTGTGATTTGGTCAGGAAGAGTTGGGGtgaggagaaagagaaagatgGGATTGATAAGCGGCAGCTGGTGTGTAATTGTGATGTGGAAGTGAGGAAGATTGTGAGTAATACTTGTTGTAGTGATGGGGAAGAGCAAGAGAAATCACCCATTCTTCAAGTTTGA